The genomic segment TGACTTAGTTACACTCTAACATAGGAAAGCTTATTACTATATTAGTTTCTGAGAACTCAGTAAAATTGCTAATATAATTCATAAGAGAAAATCTAACTTTTTAAGAGACATCAAAACAAAAGGTTAGAAAGGTATCAACTACATGGAATGCCACAAAATAAAAGCCATCAGGGATAGCATCACATGACTCCTATTCCTCAGTCTAGAACgcaagaggagagaagagggcagaaacaaaaatgtaatttctATTGAAGTAGCTGACTAGGAAGGTGTAAATTTGGAAAGACAACAAATAGAGCTTCTGCCAATAATTATTTCTATGATCAAAACAAattatgtgatttaaaatattttaattaaaatatgttgaaACTTTCAATTCAGACTATTATCTGAGATCTGTAAGTATTCTGAGTTTCTTTCCCCAGTAATACTATGATGTGTTAcaagatttaaaaatgaatacctGATATTTAATTGACCCCACTGTAAATGTTTTGAACAATGACACAAAGAATGTCGCAGTATCTGCTTGGAAAAGGAATTCACTGATAGAATCTCAAACAGTAAACAACAGTCTTATGAATGATTTATGCATGTTTATAAAATCCAGCCAAGTTTTCTATTTCATGAGTTTTGCATCTCATAATTTTGGAAGGAAAGGGCTTCAGAGGGAGCAAAGTCATTGTTTGTATCTCTAAAATATtcttaagcatttttaaagagttaaaaggAGAAACAACATCTTAAATAACCACTGTCTTCTTATCACAATTGCATGTGAAATGATGATACTTTAAAGAGGAAGttttgaaaacagtattttaGATGAGCAATTATGTCACTGTCTGTGATAATGAGTAAAACTGCCTTCACCAAAGATTTTTGCTTAAATATTCGAAATGCAAACTAACACAGAACATTTAGAATATTTATGAaatctttgtctagtttgaaaATGGAATGACTGCTCATTTTCCCCCAGTATGGTCAAAAGGTAAAGTGTCCCGTTTTCAAAATATCTGTGGATATTCCATGCACATTTTATAGGCAAATGTAATGATCTGGGAAATAATCAAAAATATTAGTTCACTGGAAGAattataaaagtttaatttttagaaaGCAGCAGCATTTGTGAGGCTAAGCAAAACTTCTAGAAACCAGGAATCAAAGAGCAACTCTGAAACCATCAATTTCATCTCCTAATTTAACAGAGGAAGTACTAAGAGAATTGGTTAACACAAGGTGATATCTTTCATTAATGGCAGAATAAAGTCCATAACCCAGGAAAAACCTTGGCTCCTGCACCACCATGTGTactgtaaaaaacagaaattggCAGAAtgtcaattttctctttaaaatctaGAGAAAAATATAAGTAGTAAGTCTAgtcatcaaaaaaaattaaaacaataagggAAAAGGTTCAAAATAGACACAGGAATTTGGCACTGCAAAGCTGTCTGAAAATGTATTAGAGTCTTACTCTAATGAATGATGTTTCCGGCTTTCCCTGGAGAAGGTTCTAAATGTTAAATAACACAGTCAAGTTAGGGTTATGTTGGTTTATTCAAATAATCAGTGCCCACTGCAAGAAAGGCCAGGACTATTGCATATTCAACCACATCTAGGTCAGTGAGCTCACATCTAGGTCAGTGAGCTCACATCTACAGATTCAGTTCTTTATTCTAGTCATCCCTCTGACAATTTCTCAAGATTAGCCAAAAGATAGGCCAAGTAGAAGATGTGCATCTACTTATccaaactaaatttttttaagtttagcgAGGGATAACACATTATTTAACCATATGTGATCCCACacctagaaaaatatatttaagtaggAATCCAGGTTTGCAAAGATGAACTGAGGATTCTGCTAAAACCTTGAATTGATTCTGTTAATCTCTTCCATGACTATGACACAAACAGGAAAAAtgagtgagaaaagaaaacaaaataatttagcatatttaaaatatatgcagtaCTTACTATATGTTGAGTATCTAGCTcataaatggaagagaatattgTTCCAAGGTAATAATCATGGGAAATCAGACACATGAAAGATTTTGACAATCTCTAGAATTGGTGGTTAATGAGAGAATATTAGTCCCACTTACCTGGGAGAAGAAAGTATGTACATTTGATTCATGAGTTGTAATTGAAAAATGTAATATTATGACAGTTTTGTACTAGGGTGTTGAGTAGGAATTATCCTATTGTCCCAAACTGACTTCTAGAAtctaaaaccagaaataaaaagatgttaaatTTGGAAAGACAACAAATGCCATCAGCTACTTCTTGCTAAGGAAAGAAGTCTGGGGGAAAGCCAAAACCCTCTCTAGTCAAGAGAGAACAAACTCCAGAATTGCTGGCAACTAGAGAGACTGGTAGCTTAATGCTTAGACTGCTCTTCACCTGTCCCTGAATAATGGACAAAAGAACTGCAGGGCAGGGAAAATTCTGTGGCAGTGTGGAGGAGCCTACAGTACCACATTTGTCATGGTGACCATGTATGTATTTCCAGGAGCTCAAGTTTAACCAGGGAAGGTGGGTTGCCTTGTAATCACCTCCTAGGAGCAAGAAGCTGTGGGTGTACTGCTCATTTTGAGAGCTGAAGGGTGAAAAAAGAGGACGAGATACAGCCCCATCTCTAACATTCTGTGTAGTAAGGATGGTCATAAACAGCCACAAGTCAGCCAAAGAATCAGGAGAAATCAAGATGGCCCTATAGTCTCCTTACAATGATAGGCTCTTAGGCAGAGATGTATTTGTTCTTGCTCTCCTCTTCCCCACTGCCAGTTCAGCGAcctcaaagagaaggaaagggtaTCCAGTCCATGGGACTCTCAAACATGCAGACAGACAatcaaacacacagacacacacaaacacacacacacagtgccgaGGgtagaggggaagagaaaaagtgCACCTGAGCTTCCTCCCTTGTGTGTGCCCCGCCAAAGCTGGCAAGCACTGGGATACAGTGTGGAGCAACATAAATGAGATTTAAACCAAGCATGAGGAGTttcagaccttcaagatggcagagaagtaagatgtggagatcaccttcctctccacaaatacatcagaaatacatctatatgtggaacaactcctacagaacacctactgaattctggcagaagacctcagacttcccaaaaggcaggaaatgcccccacgtacctgggtagggcaaaagaaaaaagaaaaaaacagagacaaaagaatagggatgggacctgcacctctgggagggataTGTGAAAGTGGAATAGTTTCCACACacaaggaagccccttcactggcagagatggggggtggcaggggggaagctttggagccacagaggagagcatagcaacagggatgcagagggcaaagcggagcgattccagcacagaggatcagtgccgaccagcactcaccagcctgagaggcttctctgctcacccgtcAGGGAAGGTGgaggctgggagatgaggctcaggctttggaggtcagatcccagggagaagagagaagactgggaatggctgcatgaacacagcctgaagaggagtagtgcaccacagctagccaggaaggCTAGCTCACCCagtaggggcagacaccaaaaacaatgggaactacgaacttgcagcctgcaaaaaggagaccccaaacacagtaagttaagaaaaatgagaagacagaggaaaacacagcagatgaaggagcaaggtaaaaacccaccagaccaaacaaatgaagaggaagtaggcaggctacctgaaaaagaattcagagagagTTTTGAGGCACCATTACCTGAGTTTGGGAAGGGGAGACTGGCATTGGGTCGTGCAGAATGAATCCGGGCTGGTGGAGGGCGCAAATGCAAGGCATCTGTGCTGAAGCCTCATTCAGGCTTCTGGCCTAACGTTCTTCTAGATCAAGGCGAAGAGGTAGGCCCGGCCCCGCGAGCCCCCAGCTCTGATCTCCACTCTGGTCTTCCAGTTGCAGACATGGCCAAGTCCAAGAACCACACCACGCACAACCAGTCCCGAAAATGGCACAGAAATGGCATCAAGAAACCCCGATCACAACGATATGAATCTCTTAAGGGGGTGGACACCAAGTTCCTGAGGAACATGCATTTTGCCAAGAAGCACAACAAGAGGGGCCTGAAGAAGATGCAGGCCAACAACGCCAAGGCCGTAACTGCACGTGCTGAGGCTACCAAGACTCTTGTAAAGCCCAAGGAGGTCAAGCCCAGGATCCCAACGGGCGGCAGCCGCAAGCTCAGTCGACTTGCCTACATTGCTCACCCCAGGCTCGGGAAACGTGCTCGTGCCCGCATCGCCAAGGGTCTCAGGCTCTGCCGGCCAAAGTCCCAGGCCAAGGCTCAAACCAAGGCAAAGGCTGCAGGTGCAGCTGCGGCTCCGGCTGTGGCTCCcgctccctctcccactcccgcTCCCGCTCCCAAAGGTGCCCAGGCCCCCACAAAGGCTCCAGAGTAGAGACCTTTGTCTGCCAATGTGAGGACAGAAGGACTGGTGTGACCCCTGGGCTGCTGTCTGCATGGGGCTGGTGTCCTCCTGTGCTATTTGTACAAATAAACCTGAGGCAGGATCtttcagtcaaaaaaaaaaaaaaaaaaagaattcagagaaatgatagtaaagatgatccaaaatcttggaaataaaatagacaaaatgcaagaaacatttaacaaggactgagaagaactaaagagcaaacaaaaatgatgaacacaaaaaataaaattaaaaattctctagaaggaatctatagcagaataactgaggcagaagaatggataagtgacctggaagataaaatagtggaagtaactactgcagagcagaataaagaaaaaaagaatgaaaagaattgaggacagtctcagagcctcctgaaacaacattaaacacaccaacattcgaattatagggcccccagaagaagaagagaaaaagaaagggactgagaaaatatttgaagagattatagctgaaaaattctttaatatgggaaaggaaatagtcaatcaggtccaagaagtgcagacagtcccatacaggataaattcaaggagaaacatgcaaagacacatattaatcatactataaaaaattaaatacaaagaaaaaatataaaaagcagcaagggaaaagcaacaaataatatacaaaggaatcccataaggttaacagctgatctttcagcagaaactctgtaagacagaagggagtggcaagacatatttaaagcaattaaagggaaaaacctacaaccaagattactctacccagcaaggatctaattcagacttgacagagaaattaaaatctttacagacaagcaaaagctaagagaattcagcaccaccaaaccagctttaccacacatgctaaaggaacttctctaggcaggaaacacaagagaaggaaaagacctgcaataacaagcacaaaacaattaagaaaatggttagagggacatacatattgataactaccttaaatgtaaatggattaaatgctcccaccaaaagacaaatagtagctgaatggatacaaaaacaacacctgtatatttgctgtctacaaaagaccagcttcagacctagggacacatacagactgacagtgaggggatggaaagagatattccatgcaaatggaaatcaaaagaaacctagcatagcaattctcatatcagacaaaatggactttaaaataaagactattacaagagacaaagaaggacactacataatgatcaagagatcaatgcaagaagaagatataacaattgtaaatatctatgcatccaacataggagcacctcaatacataaggcaaatgctaaaagccataaaaggggaaatcgactgtaacacataaatagtagggaactttaacaccccactttcaccaatggatagatcatccaaaatgaaaataaataaggaaacacaagctttaaatgatacattaaacaagatggacttaattgatatttataggacattccatccaaaaacaacagaatacacatttttctcaagtgctcatggaacattctccaggatagatcatatcttgggtcacagatcaagctttggtaaatttaaggaaattgaaattttatcaagtatcttttccgaccacaacactatgagactagatatcaattacaggaaaaaatctgtaaaaaatacaaacacatggaggctaaacaatatactactaaataaccaagagatcactgaagaaatcaaagaggaaatcaaaaaatgcctagaaacaaatgacaatgaaaacatgatgacccaaaacctatgggatgcaacaaaagcatttctaagagggaagtttatagcaatacaatcctacctcaagaaacaatatacatctcaaataaacagcctaaccttacacttaaagcaattagagaaagaagaacaaaaaaccaccaaagttagcagaaggaaagaaatcataaagatcaggtcagaaataaatgaaaaagaaatgaaggaaacgatagcaaagatcaataaaactaaaagctggttctttcagaagctaaacaaaattgattagccagactcatcaagaaaaaaagggagaagactcaaatcaatagaattagaaatgaagtaacaactgacactgcagaaatacaaagggtcatgagagattactacaagcaactatatgccaataaaatggacaacctggaagaaatggacaaattcttagaaaagcacaaccttccaacactgaaccaggaaggaatagaaaacctgaacagaccaattaccagcactgaaattgaaactgtgattaaaaaccttccaacaaacaaaagcccaggacctgatggcttcacaggcgaattctatcaaacatttagaaaagagctaacacctatcctttcaaagtattccaaaatataacagagagaggaacactcacaaactcattctacgaggccaccatcaccctgataccaaagatagacaaagatgtcacaaagaaagatgcaaaaatctgaaacaaactactagcaaacagaatccaacaccacattaaaaggatcattcaccatgatcaagtggggtttatcccaggaatgcaaggattcttcaatatacggaaatcaatcaacacaatacaccatattaacaaattgaaggagaaaaaccatatgatcatctcaatagatgcagaaaaatcttttgacaaaattcaacaccaatttatgataaaaaccctctggaaagtaagcatagagggaacttacctcaacataataaaggccatatatgacaaacccacagccaacatcattctcaatggtgaaaaactgaaatcatttcctctaagatcaggaacaagacaaggatgtccactctcaccactattattcaacatagttttggaagtgttacccacagcaatcagagaagaaaaagaaataaaaggaaatcaaatcagaaaagaagaagtaaagctgtcactgtttgcagatgatactatacatagagaatgctaaagatgtcagcagaaaactactagagctaatcaatgaatttggtaaagtagcaggatgcaaaattaatgcatagaaatctctggcattcctatacactaatgatgaaaaatctgaaaatgaaatcaagaaaacactcccatttaccattgcaacaaaaaggataaaatatctaggaataaacctaccgaaggagaaaaaagacctgtatgcagaaaactataagacactgatgaaagaaattaaaaatgatacaaacagatggagagatataccatgttcttgaattggaagaatgaacattgtgaaaatgactatactacccaaagcaatctacaaattcaatgcaatccctatcaaactacgaatggcatttttcacagaactagaacaaaaatttcatggTTTGTATGGTAACacaagaccct from the Lagenorhynchus albirostris chromosome 4, mLagAlb1.1, whole genome shotgun sequence genome contains:
- the LOC132519731 gene encoding large ribosomal subunit protein eL29-like, with amino-acid sequence MAKSKNHTTHNQSRKWHRNGIKKPRSQRYESLKGVDTKFLRNMHFAKKHNKRGLKKMQANNAKAVTARAEATKTLVKPKEVKPRIPTGGSRKLSRLAYIAHPRLGKRARARIAKGLRLCRPKSQAKAQTKAKAAGAAAAPAVAPAPSPTPAPAPKGAQAPTKAPE